A stretch of bacterium DNA encodes these proteins:
- a CDS encoding glycosyltransferase family 4 protein has translation MPGPLSIGFVCPRYRARAAGGAESLVRGWAERLAARGHSCEVLTSRARDTVTWANELPGGTETLDGVTVRRFDLVYSPPPPGKCPAPANLLVNPDSPDLTEFIARHRERYDCLVFAPYLFGPTTHGIAAAGGRSILVPCLHDEPGAYLPGVRELFRRAGAVFFNSEPEKAFAASLVPFDPERSPVVGLGVEPPATISGDGLRERHGIERPFVLYAGRRESGKGIPLLMEYFRIFRAHRRRDLLLALVGSGEVEIPPADREFVRDLGYLPEEEKWGAYAAAEVFCHPSTYESFSIVLLEAWAAGTPALVNGRCPVTLDHCRRSGGGLYFRDYFEFEQALLYLLERPETAGRMGAAGREYVRARYRWEPLLEKLEAALREFVDRRRGGGK, from the coding sequence ATGCCCGGGCCCCTCTCGATAGGTTTCGTCTGTCCCCGCTACCGGGCCCGGGCGGCCGGGGGGGCGGAAAGCCTGGTCCGGGGCTGGGCCGAGCGCCTGGCGGCCCGGGGGCACTCCTGCGAGGTGCTCACCTCCCGGGCCCGGGACACGGTCACCTGGGCCAACGAGCTCCCGGGGGGGACGGAGACCCTCGACGGGGTGACGGTCCGCCGCTTCGACCTGGTCTACTCCCCCCCGCCGCCGGGGAAGTGCCCGGCGCCGGCGAACCTCCTGGTCAACCCCGACAGCCCGGACCTGACCGAGTTCATCGCCCGCCACCGGGAGCGCTACGACTGCCTCGTCTTCGCCCCCTACCTCTTCGGCCCCACCACCCACGGGATCGCCGCCGCCGGCGGACGCTCCATCCTCGTCCCCTGCCTGCACGACGAACCCGGGGCCTACCTGCCCGGCGTCCGCGAACTCTTCCGCCGGGCGGGCGCGGTCTTCTTCAACAGCGAACCGGAAAAAGCCTTCGCCGCCTCCCTGGTCCCCTTCGACCCCGAACGCTCCCCGGTCGTGGGGCTGGGGGTGGAGCCGCCGGCGACGATCTCCGGCGACGGGTTGCGGGAGCGCCACGGGATCGAGCGGCCGTTCGTCCTCTATGCCGGCCGCCGGGAGTCGGGCAAGGGGATCCCCCTGCTCATGGAGTACTTCCGGATCTTCCGGGCCCACCGCCGCCGCGACCTCCTCCTGGCCCTGGTCGGGTCCGGGGAGGTGGAGATCCCGCCCGCCGACCGGGAGTTCGTCCGGGACCTGGGCTACCTCCCCGAGGAGGAGAAGTGGGGGGCCTACGCGGCGGCCGAGGTCTTCTGCCACCCCTCCACCTACGAGAGTTTCTCCATCGTCCTCCTGGAGGCCTGGGCGGCGGGGACCCCGGCCCTGGTCAACGGCCGCTGCCCCGTGACCCTCGACCACTGCCGCCGCTCGGGCGGGGGCCTCTATTTCCGGGATTATTTCGAGTTCGAGCAGGCCCTCCTCTACCTGCTCGAACGCCCCGAAACCGCCGGGCGGATGGGGGCCGCCGGACGGGAGTACGTCCGGGCCCGCTACCGCTGGGAGCCCCTCCTGGAGAAACTGGAGGCCGCGCTGCGGGAGTTCGTCGACCGGCGGCGGGGAGGCGGGAAATGA